A window of Deinococcus ruber genomic DNA:
CCCGCTCGCCCTCCAGCTTGCCGTCTCTGTCCAGGCCGCCGATCACTTCATCTGAGGTATGTCCGGTCATACGACACCCTGGCATGAACGGCCGCCCGGATGCTGAGGAACGCCTCAAGACGATGGCAGTCCTTGCCAGCTGGGGGCTTTTCATAAAGGCGCTCATGCACAGCCGCCAACTCTGCACCTTACACTGACCGGAATGTTTGACTGGTTGCGCCTCCACTGGAAATCTCTGCTAGCTCTGGCGCTGCTGATCGCGCTTCCGCTGTTTCTGCTGGGCAAGATCGCCGAAGACGTTCACGAAAAAGAGGCATTCGCCTGGGAATCGCCGCTGATGGTGGCCCTGCGCGGCCATGCGCCCACCTGGTTTCGCAGTGTGGCACGGGCGTTTTCGACCATCGGCAGCGCCCGCATCATGCTGCCGTTCTGCGGGCTGCTGGCGGTCTGGCTGTGGACGCGCTCGCACAGCGTGGCCCGCTATTTCCTGATCTCGGTGGGTGGGGCGGCCATCCTGAATGTCGTGCTCAAACTGATGTTCAACCGCACCCGTCCACAGGTGATTCCCTGGCTGTGGGAGGAAGGCGACAGCTCGTTTCCCAGCGGCCACAGCAGCATGGCGGCAGCGCTGGTCGTGACGGTCACGGCGCTGCTGTGGCGCACAAAGTACCGCTGGGTCGCCGGGGTGCTGGGCCTTATCTACGCCGTCATCATGGGCGTCTCGCGGGTGTATCTGGGCGTGCATTACCCCACCGACGTACTGGCAGGCTGGGCGCTGGGCGTGGCCTGGGCGGGCGGCGTGGCGCTGCTGCTGTGGCAACGGCTGCGGGAAGCCCAGCAGAGCAGAGGCGGAGCTGTTCAGACGTAACAAAACAGACCATCAGAAACAGAGCAGCGCCCGTCTGATCTGCAAGACGGGCGCTGCTCGGCTGTGATCGGGCGTTTACGCGGGTTCCAGCACCGCCGACAGCGCCGCGCCGATTACGCCCGCATGCGAGCCGAGCTGCGCGGGCCGGATGACCGGAACGGCAAAGCCCTCGGCGGCCTCGTCGGCAGCGGCCTGCACGTGCTCGAAGAAGTACGCACCCACGCTCGCCACCCCGCCGCCTAGCACGAACACTTCCGGGTCGAGCATCTTCTGGAGGTCGGCAATCGCCAGTCCGATGCGCTGCATGGCTCCGCGCACCACCCGCCCGGCGATGCGGTCGCCCGACTGCGCCAGCGCGAAGGCCTCGGCGGTGGAAACCTCGCGGTTGAGCGCGTAGCTGGCGTCGCGGGCAATGGCTGTTCCGCTCGCCACCGCTTCCAGCGTGCCCGCCTGCCCTGCCCCGCTGATCGGGCCACCCGGCACACTGACCACGTGCCCCAGCTCGCCCGCGATGCCGTGCTGACCGCGCCACAGCCGCCCATTCAACACGATGCCGCTGCCGATGCCGGTACTGACCGTGATGTACACGCTGCTGCTGCTGGCACGCGCAGCCCCCAGTTCGGCCTCGGCCAGTGCGGCGGCCTTGGCGTCGTTTTCCAGCGAGACGTGCTGCCCCAGGCGCTCGTATAACCCCTCGACCACCGGCACATCGGTAAAGCCGTAGATGTTGGGGGCAAACTTGACGCGCTTGCGGTCGGGTGTGATCGGGCCGGGAATGCCCAGACCCACGGTGCGGGCCTGCGGGTACTTCGCCTGCAACTGACGCACCTGCCCGGCGATGGCGTCCAGCACCGCTGCCCAGCCACTTTCAGGCGTGGGCTGGGTATGAAACTCCTGCAATTCGTCACCGACCAGCACACCCACTGCGATCTTGGTGCCGCCCACATCGACGCCGATACTCATACGCGCTGCGCCGCCGATCTGCTCTGACACGTGCTCCTGCTGCTCGCTCACTGTTCACGCTCCGTCTGGGTGATGACCTGAGATGTTGCCGACTGAAGCTCTCCGGGCGGCAGACCACCTCATACTGCCGGGAAAGTTTACGCAGGGAGTTTACCTGTTTGTATCCCCCGGCGTGCTGCTGTCCAGACCGCCTTCGTCCCCGCCGTCGCCTTCCAGCAGCAGGGTGGCCTCGCGTTCCTGCACCAGCGGCACGTACAGGCCCACGTCGCCCATATAGCCACCCGTCTCGATCTCGATCACCGGACTGCTCATGACCCACTGAAACGGCGTGCGGATCACCGTGACCACGCCCGCGTCGCCCAGCAGTCGGCGGTAACTCTCGGCCACGATGCGCGGCATGGTGACCAGCAGTACCCACGGGTCGCCCTGATACATCACCTGACGGTCAAAAGCAGAATCGGTCATGACCCAACCCCCGCAGGCGTTCCCGGCAGGGCCGCCGTCAGCACAGTCCGCATCTCGGGGGGCAGCGGGGCCGGGCGGCGCGTGTCTGCATCGACATGCACCTGCACGCTGCTGCCATCGGCGCTCACCACGTCGTCGGCCAGAATCTGAAAGGCGTAGGTCCAACTGCTGCGCCCCACCTGTGTCAGAGCGGTCAGCACCTCGACTCGCTGGCCCAGATGCACTTCACGGCGGTAATTCAGCTCCAGGCGGGCCAGCACCACCGCAGCGGGGCGCACGCCGGGCGGCAACAGCGCGTCCAGATAGTCCATGCGGGCGATCTCCAGAAACTGCGCGTAGGCCGCGTTGTTGATGTGGCCCATCATGTCGGTGTCGCTGTAGCGCATCTGGATGCGGGTACGGTGGGCGCTCGCTGAGTCCATGTGCCGCAGTGTATACGCCCACTTCCCGGCAACGCATCTGCCCCCCACTCATACGCTCTGCATTTTTTGGCCCGCCCACACGGTATACACTGCCTGCGTGCGTTTGCTGCCCTCTTCATGGAAAACCACAGGCCGGAAAAAACCGGTCAGGCTGCCGGTTCGCCTGCCCGTCTGGTCAGATGTACGCCGCTTCCCGATTTCGATGATGCTCGCCTGTCTGCTGGCGGGGCTGGGCAGTGTTCAGATGACCTTTCTGATCGGAAACAGCCTGTACCGCAGTTATACCTGGACCACCGAACACCACCAGATCGACGCCGAACTCAGGAGCCTGAACGTCGATCTGCGGGTTCTGCGCGAAACGCAGGCCCGCGCCGACGACCCCGATGCCCTGCGTGCTCAGGCCCGCTGCCTGGGCTTTGTGGGCAAGGGCGAAACGGTGGTGGTGGCCGAAAACGCCCCCAGCGGCATCAACGACAACTGCGATGCCGTCCGGATGCCATAGAAGCGAAGCGGCAGCAGGAAGAAAAACGTCAACAGACCACCCGACACGCTGGCGGTCTGTGTTGACGTTCCAGTTGCTCAGTTGGTCTTGAGGGCGTAGCCGATGCCGCGCACCGTGCGGATGATGCCGTAGCCGTCCAGGTCGCGCAGCTTGGCCCGCATGTTCGCCATATGCACGTCGACCACGTTGCTGTTGCTGGGCAGTTCGCCGTTCCACACCTCGCGCTCGATTTCGCCGCGTGAGTACACCCGTCCGGGCTGACGTGCCAGGAAGGTCAGCAGATCGAATTCCTTGGGCGACAGCCGCACTTCATGGCCGTTGTAATGGCACAGACGCTTCTGCGGGTGAATTTCGAGTGCCCCGATGGTAATGACCTCGCCGTGCTGCTGATGACGAAGCTGCACCTTGACACGGGCCACCAGTTCTTCGGGGTGAAAGGGCTTGGTCATGTAATCGTCTGCGCCCGCTTCCAGTAGGTTCACCTTGCGGTCAAGCGCGTCCATCGCAGTCAGAATGATGATCGGCACCGGACTGGTCTTCCGCAGCCGCCGAGCAATCTCGGCACCGTCAAAGTCAGGCAGACCGAGATCGAGAATGACCAGATCGGGTACATTTTCACGGGCGCTCGTCAGACCGGAAATCCCGTCCGGTGCTGTCAGGACACGGTATCCTGCCTGTTCAAGTTCGTACTGCACCACCCGCGTAATATCGGGATTATCTTCTATAAGTAAAATGCGCTGCTCCATGACTCAGGGGGCCTCCGGGTTGACCTAGGAAACTTTACGCTGACATCGTATTGATAAATGCCGCCGAAGTGTCTTGGAGTGCGCCCCCAGCGCTTTATGTTCTCTTTACACCCGGTTAAAGTACCTGCCCGTGTGCCCCTGTATAGCCAGCCCGAGGTTCATTACAGACGATGTTGCAACATTGCATGTCTCCCCGCACGCCTGCTCACGCGGCAATGCTACGCTGAAAGTCCTCTGCTGTGACGAGCGCTGTGCGTGTGGGCGAGGGCTTAGGGCCGCGCCTCGCCCGGTTCCTGAAAGGAGTGTTCATGAGTGTCATTCTTCCCCCCAATCTGCTTTCCGACGTGCCGCGCACCCCGGCTGGGCTGCTGAGCAACCGAGAAAAAGACCGTCTGATCGAACGCGCTTTCCTGGGGCTGTACCGCTGGTACACCGCCCGCAGCCAGGAAACGCGCAACTGGAACGCCGACCTGAGTTTCGACTGGAAGTCGATGCGCCAGGATCTGCCCGCCGAGATCGTGACCGCCCTGACCGGCTTTTTTGCCGTCGAACAGTACGCCCCCGACTACACCAGCGAACTGGTGAACCTGGTACGGCGCTCGCACGGGCGCAGCCATTTCCAGTTGCGCTGGGGCAGCGAGGAAGAGAAGCACGCCGATTCGTGGGAAAACGCCGTGCTGTTCAGCCGCCAGCGCAGCCCGCAGTGGATCGCTGAATACAAGGAGCGGCTGCGCTCTCAGCAGTGGCATCTCCCCTTCCCCGACGCGATTCACAACCTGGTCTATACGGTCTTTCAGGAACGCGCCACCCAGCTGAACTACCTGAACCTGATGAAGCTGTGCATGGGCCAGTCGGACAAGGTGAAGAATGCCATCGATCCGGTGCTGGCAAAAGTCGCCCAGACCATCGCCGTCGATGAAGCCGCCCACTACAACTTCTTCCTGGAAGGAGCGCGGCTGTACCTGTACTACTACCCGCAGCGCACGCTGGAAGCCGTCAAGAACGTGATCGGGCAGTTTTCCATGCCCGCATCGAACCTGGTACCCAACTGGGACGAATTCTCGGAGACGGTGTACCGCGCCGGAATCTACGGCCCCCGCGACTTCAACCGCGACGTGATGCAGGTCGCCTTCCGCAATCTGGGCATCGAGAGCCGCAAGAAGCTGGAAGAAGGCATCAAGGCCACCCGCGAGGTGCCGGATTTCGACGGCAACGGCACGATTCAGACCGCCATCTGGGACACCTTCGATTACGGGGCCATCGAGGGCGACGTGAAGCGCCTGCACGTCAAGATTCAGGATTACGAGAAAGGCGTGGGCTTCGATGCCGTCGATCCCTTCGAGTTCGTGACCAACCCCGAAGTCCCGAAAAAGACCCAGGCCGCCGACGACTGAGCCGAGGGAAGTAAATGAAAGAGCCGCCCGGAGAGCTGGGGCGGCTTTTTTCTGTCGATGCCTTATTCAGCAAGGATGTTTTCAATTGCTTCTATGAATTCTCTTCTTCAAAGATAAATGGGCCAAAGCCTTCATACGTCCAGGTATCCCGTCGGTGCGGCTGAACAAAGCGGCTCCAGATGACATGCTGATCTGTCGTTTCCATCTGCGCTTCCAGAGGCCAGCAGAAAGCATCGCCGCAGGTACAGTTCAGAACGGCAATCTCTGCAATCTGGCCTGAGTTACAGCGTTCAAGCATCGTCGTGAACAATGCTGTATACGCTGCATACTCTCCAGCCAGCGCTGGCTCTGGACAGTGCTCCAGTTCCCAGCACCGGACTTGCTCCAGAAACGAAAGACCATCCACAAGAATCTCAAGCTCACGCCCTTCAGTTTTATTTTTCACCCAGCGCAATGAAAACCTGCTCACCCCACCGCCACATCTTCCGCCCACAGCGCCCGCATTTCCTCGCTGCGTTCCAGCAGTTCCGGCAGGGTGCCGCTGTCCACGATGCGCCCGTCGTCCATTAGCAGCACCCTGTCGGCCCGCAGCAGGGCGGCGCGGCGGTGCGACACCACCAGACACGTCACCTCGCCGCGCTCGCGGAACAGCCCGGCCCACAGTTGCGCTTCGGTGGCGGCGTCCAGAGCGCTGCTCACGTCGTCGAAGACCAGCAGTTCGGCGGGGCGGGCCAGCATACGGGCCACCGCCGCCCGCTGCACCTGCCCGCCCGACAGCTTGACGCCTCTCGCGCCGACCTGAGTATCCAGCCCGCTGCCGAGCTGCGACAGATCAGCGTCCATAACCGCCAGTCGCAGGGCGTCGGGCAGATGATCGTCCGGTTCACCCATCAGCACGTTTTCACGCAGGCTCTCGCTGAACAGCTGCGGCAGCTGTGAGGTGTACGCGCTGCGCGGCGGCACGAAGAAGCTGGCCGGATCGTCCACGCGCTGCCCATTCCAGACCACCTCGCCGTCTGCGGGAATCAGGCCCAGCAGCCCGCGCAGCAGCGTGGTCTTGCCGCTGCCGATGCGCCCCGTCACCACCACGAATTCGCCGCGTTTCAGCTCGAACGCCGCGTCCTGCACGCCACGTCCACCCGGATGCTGCACGCTCAGGCCGCGCACCGAAAGCCGCTCGAACGCTGCCCGAATCGGCATGCTGACAGGTGTAGGCGCGTCACCTTCCAGATGCAGCGGATGATGTTCGACCGCCACTTCCACCGGCGCGTCTTGCAGCAGCCGTTTCATACGCTCGAAGCTGACCCCGGTGCGGCGATGACGGGCGATCATGTCACCGAAAAAGCCCATGCTGCCGGTCAGGCGTGGCAGCAGCGCGGCGAACAGCACGAAATCTCCGATGCTGAGCGTACCCGTGCGAAATCTGCTGGCTCCCAGCAGCAGCACCAGCCCGGTGGCGATGGCGATCATATTGGTGTTCACGCCCTTGATCAGCTCGGTGAGCAGCACGTCGCGCAGGGCCGCCGACCGCCGCACCTCGCCCAGCCGCGCCAGCTGCGCCACCATATGCCCCTCGCTGCCCGACAGCTTGACCGCGCTGACCGCCGAGAAAGTCTCACCGATAAACCCCGTCACGTCGGCGGTGGCCTGACGCATGCGGCGGCGATAGCTGCGGATGACCGGCGACAGGCGCTGAACGAGCAGCACCACCAGCAGCAGCGGAGCCGTCACCACCACCGTCATCAGCACGTCTACGCGCAGCATCAGCGTCAGAGCCACCAGGCTGTACAGCAGGAAGCCGCCGCTGTCGATCCAGACCTCGGTGTACGCCGCCACGTCGTCTACATCGTCGCGGAAGCGGCTGACGGCCTCGCCGGGCAAGTCGGGCAGGCGGCGCGACCCGCGTGCGGTCAGCAGGTAATTCAGCAGGTTGCGGCGGATCAGGGCGTCGAGCGTGTACCACAGCCGGATATACGTGCGGAACGCGCCCAGAAAGATGCCGAAGCGCCCCAGCCGGGCCACGGCGAACACGCCCACCAGCACCCAGATCGCGCTGACATTGCTGGCCTGCTCTGCCACCTGCCCGGCTTGACGCAGCTTCTCGAAATCGCCCAGGCGGCTGAACAGCGCACTGATGCTGTAACTGAACAGCGCGGGCAGCGTGTGGAAGACGCCCCACAGCGCCAGATTGAGCGCGAACAGACCCGGGCGATACGCGAACAGACGGCGCATCAGGGCCAGGGTGGGGACGGCGGGGCGGGAAGGTGGCGGGGTGGCGGGAAGGGTGGTCATGGAAACCTCTGGAGCCGTAAACGTTGGGCAAGGGACAAGAAAGCCTGTGGGCCGGGTCGGGGGTGGGCGAAGAATAAGCGCCGACCGTCGCCGGGCTGTGTCTCACTGCTCACTTCTGCCTTCACGCCAGCACCTCGTCGAGCACCGACTGCCCCGCCCGCAGCAGACGGCTGTACTCGCTGTTTGGGTTGGCGGCCAGCAGGCGGCGCGGGCCGTATTCCAGCACCTTTCCCGCACCCAGCACCAAAATGTCGTCGGCGCGGGCCACGGTGTCGAGGCGGTGCGCGATCACGATGGCGGTACGCCCGTGCAGCAGGCGCTGCATGGCGGCGGTCAGGCGGCTTTCGGTGGCGGGGTCGAGGCGCGAACTGGGTTCATCCAGAATGATCAGGCCAGGATCTTGCAGCATCACGCGGGCAAACGCCAGAAGCTGCGATTCGCCCGCCGACAGGCTGCCCGCCGCCAGGGGCGTTTGCAGGCCGTCTGGCAGGCTGTCGAGCCAGGTTTCCAGCCCCACCTCTGCCAGCGCCGCCCGCACCCGCGTATCGGGAATAGTGGGATTGAAGAGCGTCAGATTGTCACGCACCGTCGCCTGAAAGAGCTGCACGTCCTGCGTGACCACCGCGATGCGGCTTCTGAGAGCCGCGAGTTCCAGGTCGGTGGTCGGAACGCCGCCCAGCAGAATCTGCCCCGAGGTGGGGTCGTACAGCCGCGACACCAGCCGCGTCAGAGTGGTTTTGCCGCTGCCGGTGCGCCCCAGCAGGCCCACGGTATGCCCCGCCTGCACCCTGAAATCGACGCTGTCCAGCACCGCCGTCGGATCGTCGCTGTACTGGAACGACATCCCCTGAACATCCACCTCCAGCGCTCCGGCGGGCAGCGTGCGGGTGCCTTCGTTCAGCCCGCTTTCCAGATTCAGCAGTTCGCCCACCCGCAGCAGGCTGGCTCCGGCCTTCTGCAAGTCCTGAAGCTGCTGCGTGAGCTGGTCGATGGGTTCTTCCACCAGACTCATGTACTGATAGAACAGGAAAGCCGTGCCGATGGTGATGGTGCCGCCCAGATACAGCCCAACCGCCGAACTGATGACCGCGACATACCCGATGGCGAACAGCAGCATCGAAAGCTGCCAGACCGCGCTGCGTTTGATCCAGGCCTGATACGCCTTCCAGAAAAAGTTGCGCTGCACGCCCAGAAAGCGCGAGATGGTGAAGGGGCCGCCGCCCAGCGCCCGCACGTCGTCCAGCCCGCTCAGGCGCTCCTCTATGAAGCCGAACAGCCGCGCACTCGCCTCGCGTTCGACGCGGGTCGGCTCGACCCCGATGCGCCGCGTGCGGTTCATGGCGTACAGCGTGACGGCGGCGAAGGTCGTGACCATCAGGCCCACCCACCACTGCTCGCGGAAGAACATGACCAGCGCACCCAGCAGCAGCAGCACCGCGCCGAAGACCCGCACCGCGAACTGAGAAAAGAAGTTGGACAGCGCCGTTACGTCGCCGTCAATGCGCTCGATCATCTCGCCGGGAGTTCGCTCCTTATGAAAACTCATGTCGAGGTGCAGCAGATGATCGGTCAGATCGGCCCGCAGGCGGTTGGTGGCGGCCCAGCCCACGCTCGCCCCCAGATACGTCGCACCCGCTGACAGCAGCTGCACTGCCACGGCAATGCCGATATAGCTGAGCGCCAGCCGTGTCAGTCCGGCCAGCGAGCCGTGCGCCTGGGCACTGTCGAGAAAGGAGGCCAGCAGCTGCGGCAGGTACAGGTTCAGCCCGATGCTGGACAGCAGCAACACGCCGAGCAGCGCGACCTGTCGCCACAGTGGCCCCAGATACCGCTTCAGCACGCGCAGCGCGGCCACAGACGAAGAAGGCGTGTGGGACGTCATGGTTCCCAGGCTAAGGCAAGCGGGGGGCCGGGGCATCTGCCATGTGGCGGAGGGAAAGCCCGAACACACCCCCAGAGCCACCCCCCAAGACAGTCAGGAGGGCGGCTGGCACACAGATTTTCTCTTCATAGAAAAGGGGGGGTGAGAGTTCGCAGAGCAGTTTGTGAAATATTATAAGTAAAATGTGAACGAACCGCAGGTATGTTGAGTTTCCCAGTCCACGGCCAGTGGCCAATGTCGCGCCACATACAAGGATGAGCCAAATGACCAAAGCCCACACTACCCTGCTTCTGCTGCCCCTTACCGCGTCACTGCTTTCTGCGTGTATGTCCAGCCCGTCTGCCACGGTGGCAGCACTGTCTGCCGATCATCCAGGGCAGGTCGCGCCGCGTTACGACTACGTGGCAGCGGTGCCGCTTCAGGCAGGCGACACGCCCGCTTCGGTGCAGGCGGCAGCAGGTGGGCAGGTGCTGGCCTGGAAGACACCCGGTTGTGCCCAGGACGACTGTACGGCGCTGGTCGGCCTGAACGCGCCCAGCGGTCTGGCGGCCCAGAGCCTGGAGCAGACACAGCGCCTGGAGCCAACACAGCGCCTGGAGCAGACCGAGCGTACCCTCAGCGTTCGCCTGGGCCGCAGCGTCACGCTCGAAGAGAACCGCGATCAGTTCAGCGCGGGGGGCGACATCACGGCCACGCTCAGCGGTGCCAGAGTGGCCTGGGCGGGCGGCAGTCTTCTCGCCTGGACGGGCGGAGCCAGAGTGGCGTGGGCAGGCGGCACGTATGCGCCCGTTCCGCAGAACACCCAGACCTGGACGACCCTGAGGCTTCAGGAAGCTCAGGCGCTCGCACCCAATCTCGGGGCGGGCGTCACGGTGGCGGTCATCGATACCGGCCTCGACCTGACCCACCCCGCGTTTCAGGACGCGCTGAGCGATCCTTCCACCTGGCAGGATTTCTACGCGGGCGACGCCGTTCCCCAGGATGAGGGCACGCTCGGCACCGGGGGGTACGGCCACGGCACCAACGTGGCGGGCATCATCCTCCAGATCGCGCCTCTGGCAAAGATCATGCCGATCCGGGTGCTCGGCCCGGACGGTTCCGGCGACGTGGTCAACATCGCCAAGGCCATCGCCTGGGCCACCCTCAACGGAGCCAAGATCATCAATCTGAGCGTGGGCAGCACCAAAGACTCCAGCGTCGTTCAGGACGCCATCAAGTTCGCGACTTCCATGAACGTGCTGGTGCTCGCCTCGGCAGGAAACAACAATTCCGACAAGGTCACCTTCCCGGCGTCGCTCGCGACCAACTTTCCCAACCTGCTGAGCGTGGGCAGCGTGGACGCCACCGATGTCAAATCCAGTTTCTCGAACTACGGCGACAAGCTGGAACTGATGGCTCCCGGCGAGAACGTGTATGCGCCTGCGCCCGGCAATCTGCTGGCGGCCTGGAGCGGCACGAGTCAGGCAACGCCGATGGCGACGGGCGGCGCGGCACTGGCGCTGGGCCAGACGCTGAGCGTGCCAGCCAGCAGCCTGATCGGCAAGATGCAGGCCGCCTCGTTCAATCTGTACACCGTGCCGCTCAATAAGCCCTATGCCAAGAAGCTGGGAAGCGGACGGCTCGATCTGGCAGCCTTCCTGTCTCAGACTGTCAGGTAACGACTGGTGCCTGCGACGCGCACATGACCCAGCTGCCCGATCCCGTATCCGGCGCACGGCTGGCAGCGCTGCGGGCCGAGGTTCACCGTCTGCTGGAGGAACAGCCGCAGCAGGCCACCGAGGCCGCGCAGGATTACCGGGCACTGGCAGACCTGATGGACGTGCTGCCGGAGCGGGCCAGTAGCAGTTTTCTGCTGGGGCAGGCGCTTATGCACGCCTCGGAACTGCGCCCGGCCATCGACGCGGCGGCAGACGCTGCCACGCTGTTTGCACAGGCGCAGGACCGTGTGGGCGAGGCCGAAGCCCGGACGCTGGCAGGCCGAATTCATCTGAGCCTGGGAGCCTTCGAGGAAGCCGAAGACCAGTTGCGGGCCGCCATCGCACTGGTCGAGAACTTCTCGCAGCCGTCTGCTCAGGCGCTGCATGCCGTCGCCCTCAATCAATTGGCAGGCGTGCAGTTCAACCGGGGAAAAGCGGGCGAAGCGCTGCTGTCGCTGGAACGCGCCTTTCAGCTCAATACCCTCCTCGACAATCTGGTCGAGCAGGCCAACTGCCTGACGAACATCGGCACCATCCAGAATGCGCTGGGGCAATACCACGCCGCCATTCAGACGCTGGGACGGGCCTACGACATCTACAAGACGCAGCTCCGGAATGTCCGTTCCGAGGGCTTTATTCTGAACAGCCTGGCCTGGCTGCACTTTTCCAACCAGGATTACGCGCTGGCAATCGACGTGGCTCAGGCCGCCTGCGCGGCAGCGGAAACCAGTCAGGACGGCGTGTTGATCGCTAGCACGCTGCTGAATCTGGGGACGTTCTGCCTGGAGGCGCAGCAGTACGAGGCGGCGGGACAGCACCTGATGGCTGCCCTGGAGCGCAGCCGCGCCGTGGAATACCGGACCGGCGAACTGTCCACCCTCGACAGCCTGGGCATGCTGTACCAGAAGACCGGCAGACTGGCGCAGGCGCAGGAGGCGTATCTGTCGGCCCTGACGCTGGCGCTGGAACTGGAGGACACGCAGGGTGAACTGGAAGCGCGGCTGCATCTGGGCACCGTCGCGCTGACGCTGGGGGCGTGGGAAGAGGCGCAGCGGCAGACAGACCGGGGCCTCATGCTGGCAGTGGAAAGCCAGAGTCCGAAGGAAGAGGCCGAGGCACACCGCATCCTGGCCGAGCTGGCCGCGCATCAGCAGGATTACCGCCGGGCCTTCGAGCACAGTCAGGAACACCTGCGGATCAGAAATGAACTGTTCGATATCGAGCGCGACCGGCAGACCCGCAACCTCAGCATTCAGTTCGAGGTCGAGCGTGCCCGGCACGACGCCGACGTATACCGCGTGAAGACCGAGAGCGAGCAGCGGGCGCGGCTGCTGGCCGAACAGCAGGTCAGAGAGCGCACCGCCGAACTGGCCCGCACCCAGCACGAGGTGGTGACGCGGCTGGCGATGGCGGGCGAATACCGCGACGGCACCACCGGAGAGCATACCCGGCGGGTCGGGCGCTCGGCGGCCCGGATTGCCCGCGCCCTGGGCTGGCCCGCCGATCAGGCCGAGATGCTGGGCGTGGCGGCCCGCCTGCACGACGTGGGCAAGATCGGCATTCCCGACAAGGTGCTGCTGAAAAGCGGCAAGTTCAGCGCCGAAGAGCTGGAGCACATGAAGACCCACACGCTGATCGGAGCGCGGATTTTATCGGGCGGAAGATCGGAACTGCTGCGGCTGGCCGAAGAAATCGCGCTGACGCACCACGAGCGCTGGGACGGCAGCGGCTACCCGCTGGGGCTGCGGGGCGAAGAGATTCCCATCACCGGGCGCATCGTCGCGCTGGCCGACGTGTACGACGCCCTGACCCAGCAGCGGCCCTATAAACCCGCCTGGACGCCCCAGGAGGCGCTGGCCGAACTGAGACGCGAGTCGGGCAGCCACTTCGATCCGCTGATCACGGAAACGGCGCTGCGGGTGCTGCTGCCCCCCGAACTCCAGGGAAGTGCGCCGAACGAACCGATCATGCTCGACGAGGAAGACGCCTCGCACATCCTGAGCGTCTTCGAGCAGCTTCTGATCGAGCGGACACAGGAAGCCCAGCAGCAGCAGACCGACGCCGAGGACACCAGACCGACCTGGCACCGCCCGACCTAACCCCGGACTTCAGCGGTGAAACGGGCAGCCGCTGGCAGCCAGAGCAGGCACGGGCCAGGGCGAGGGCTGCGCGAAAAAATTCGGGCGCAGTTCGGTGTCGTGATACTGGCGGTGCCACACGGGCGTCAGGGCAGGACTCATCGGCGGAATCAGCCACGACCAGCGCCCGTAGACCCGGCGGCCCGCGCTGGCCTCGCGCTGCTCGAAGCGCACGAACCGCCGCGTGACGCTGTGATGGTCGTCGATCCGCACGCCCGCCGCGTCGAAGCTGTGCAGCACCGCCACGTTCAGTTCCAGCAGTGCTCTGTCGCGCCACAGGCTGCGCTCACGCGTGGTGTCGAGGCCCAGCGCCTGTGCCACACGCGGCAGTACGTGATATCGGCCCGCGTCGGCCAGATTGCGGGCGGCGATCTCGGTTTGCAGATACCACCCGGAGAACGGCGCACACACGAAATCCTGCCCCGCGATCTCCAGCCGCATGTCAGAGATGACCGGGAGGGCGTGCCATTTCAGCCCCAGCTCTGACACTGCCGCAACCTGCGGATGAGAGATCGGCACCTCGCGCACCGCGCCGGGCGGCAGGG
This region includes:
- a CDS encoding phosphatase PAP2 family protein is translated as MFDWLRLHWKSLLALALLIALPLFLLGKIAEDVHEKEAFAWESPLMVALRGHAPTWFRSVARAFSTIGSARIMLPFCGLLAVWLWTRSHSVARYFLISVGGAAILNVVLKLMFNRTRPQVIPWLWEEGDSSFPSGHSSMAAALVVTVTALLWRTKYRWVAGVLGLIYAVIMGVSRVYLGVHYPTDVLAGWALGVAWAGGVALLLWQRLREAQQSRGGAVQT
- a CDS encoding acyl-ACP desaturase, with translation MSVILPPNLLSDVPRTPAGLLSNREKDRLIERAFLGLYRWYTARSQETRNWNADLSFDWKSMRQDLPAEIVTALTGFFAVEQYAPDYTSELVNLVRRSHGRSHFQLRWGSEEEKHADSWENAVLFSRQRSPQWIAEYKERLRSQQWHLPFPDAIHNLVYTVFQERATQLNYLNLMKLCMGQSDKVKNAIDPVLAKVAQTIAVDEAAHYNFFLEGARLYLYYYPQRTLEAVKNVIGQFSMPASNLVPNWDEFSETVYRAGIYGPRDFNRDVMQVAFRNLGIESRKKLEEGIKATREVPDFDGNGTIQTAIWDTFDYGAIEGDVKRLHVKIQDYEKGVGFDAVDPFEFVTNPEVPKKTQAADD
- a CDS encoding FtsB family cell division protein: MRLLPSSWKTTGRKKPVRLPVRLPVWSDVRRFPISMMLACLLAGLGSVQMTFLIGNSLYRSYTWTTEHHQIDAELRSLNVDLRVLRETQARADDPDALRAQARCLGFVGKGETVVVAENAPSGINDNCDAVRMP
- a CDS encoding acyl-CoA thioesterase — its product is MDSASAHRTRIQMRYSDTDMMGHINNAAYAQFLEIARMDYLDALLPPGVRPAAVVLARLELNYRREVHLGQRVEVLTALTQVGRSSWTYAFQILADDVVSADGSSVQVHVDADTRRPAPLPPEMRTVLTAALPGTPAGVGS
- a CDS encoding ROK family protein; this encodes MSIGVDVGGTKIAVGVLVGDELQEFHTQPTPESGWAAVLDAIAGQVRQLQAKYPQARTVGLGIPGPITPDRKRVKFAPNIYGFTDVPVVEGLYERLGQHVSLENDAKAAALAEAELGAARASSSSVYITVSTGIGSGIVLNGRLWRGQHGIAGELGHVVSVPGGPISGAGQAGTLEAVASGTAIARDASYALNREVSTAEAFALAQSGDRIAGRVVRGAMQRIGLAIADLQKMLDPEVFVLGGGVASVGAYFFEHVQAAADEAAEGFAVPVIRPAQLGSHAGVIGAALSAVLEPA
- a CDS encoding response regulator transcription factor, translated to MEQRILLIEDNPDITRVVQYELEQAGYRVLTAPDGISGLTSARENVPDLVILDLGLPDFDGAEIARRLRKTSPVPIIILTAMDALDRKVNLLEAGADDYMTKPFHPEELVARVKVQLRHQQHGEVITIGALEIHPQKRLCHYNGHEVRLSPKEFDLLTFLARQPGRVYSRGEIEREVWNGELPSNSNVVDVHMANMRAKLRDLDGYGIIRTVRGIGYALKTN